In the genome of Podospora pseudocomata strain CBS 415.72m chromosome 2 map unlocalized CBS415.72m_2.2, whole genome shotgun sequence, one region contains:
- the RTS1 gene encoding serine/threonine-protein phosphatase 2A 56 kDa regulatory subunit delta isoform (BUSCO:EOG09261T98; COG:T; EggNog:ENOG503NTWN), which translates to MKRFSQRVLSRGRDRDSSKSSKKNKDSKDGTASPNSKDANQSPNLTPSSSTSTLNKPLPPNSAVHDDHGNATLNAQVGAGQNAGGPDRFGSLGGQTAGANGGSTPVRHGTLPPTVIISPSAPHVPPPGAAETMPHDLAPPKAGQKSLMFDRLHQTPKDVLEGPKTPRRQHSSRFDISAHRELEKLPGFHEVPPGRREDLFMKKIDQCNVIFDFNDASADMKSKEIKRLALHELLDYVANNRQVITEPMYPVVVGMFAKNLFRPIPPPMNPQGEAFDPEEDEPVLEVAWPHIQVVYEFFLRFIESQDFNTNIAKAYIDHSFVLQLLELFDSEDPRERDFLKTTLHRIYGKFLNLRSFIRRSINNVFFQFTYETERFNGIAELLEILGSIINGFALPLKEEHKLFLTRVLIPLHKVKSLSMYHPQLAYCIVQFLEKDASLTEEVVLGLLRYWPKVNSTKEVMFLNEVEDIFEVMDPAEFAKVQEPLFHQLAKSVASPHFQVAERALYFWNNEYFCNLVSDNVEIILPIMFAPLYENSKGHWNRTIHGMVYNAMKLFMEINPQLFDDCSHEYTEQQNSASAREALRERKWAAIAEQANRRKSLNGTSSAAGGPPTRTAVAQMPALNEVDATEDNQMRLDSLNLQDGDRRDRRPTHERQNSAGSGRGQR; encoded by the exons ATGAAGCGTTTCAGCCAGAGAGTC CTCTCACGAGGTCGGGACAGGGACTCAAGCAAGTCCTCCAAGAAGAATAAGGATTCGAAGGACGGAACGGCTTCGCCGAACTCCAAGGACGCCAACCAGTCGCCAAATCTGACCCCGTCCAGTTCTACATCGACTTTGAACAAGCCTCTGCCGCCCAACAGCGCTGTTCATGATGATCATGGAAATGCCACCCTGAACGCTCAGGTTGGCGCCGGACAGAACGCCGGTGGCCCGGATCGTTTTGGTAGCCTGGGAGGTCAGACAGCGGGGGCAAATGGAGGCAGCACACCCGTTAGACACGGCACTCTCCCGCCtaccgtcatcatcagcccAAGTGCTCCG CACGTCCCCCCGCCTGGTGCCGCCGAAACCATGCCCCACGACCTCGCCCCTCCGAAAGCTGGCCAAAAGTCCCTGATGTTTGACCGACTGCATCAAACCCCCAAGGATGTCCTCGAGGGCCCCAAGACGCCGAGACGGCAACATTCGTCACGATTTGACATCTCTGCTCATCgcgagctcgagaagctccccGGCTTTCACGAGGTTCCCCCTGGACGCCGCGAGGATCTGTTCATGAAGAAGATTGATCAATGCAACGTCATCTTCGATTTCAACGATGCCAGTGCCGACATGAAGTccaaggagatcaagaggCTGGCGCTTCATGAGCTTTTGGACTATGTGGCCAACAACCGTCAGGTTATCACAGAACCCATGTATCCAGTCGTGGTTGGCATGTTTGCCAAAAACCTGTTCCGCCCCATCCCGCCTCCCATGAACCCTCAGGGCGAGGCCTTCGATCCCGAAGAGGACGAGCCTGTGTTGGAGGTTGCCTGGCCGCATATTCAGGTCGTGTACGAGTTCTTTCTCCGGTTCATTGAGAGCCAGGATTTCAACACAAACATCGCCAAGGCATACATTGATCACAGCTTTGTGCTCCAACTTCTCGAGTTGTTTGATTCTGAGGACCCTAGGGAGCGCGACTTTTTGAAGACCACCCTCCACCGTATCTACGGCAAATTCCTCAACCTCCGATCCTTTATTCGCCGCTCGATCAACAATGTGTTTTTCCAATTCACCTACGAGACGGAGCGCTTTAACGGCATCGCGGAGTTGTTGGAAATTCTCGGttccatcatcaacggcTTTGCTCTGCCCCTGAAGGAGGAGCACAAGCTGTTCCTTACCAGGGTGCTGATTCCCCTCCACAAAGTCAAGAGCCTGAGCATGTACCACCCTCAACTTGCGTACTGCATTGTTCAGTTCCTCGAGAAGGATGCCTCCCTGACAGAAGAGGTGGTTCTCGGTTTGTTGCGTTACTGGCCCAAAGTCAACAGTACCAAAGAGGTTATGTTCCTCAATGAGGTTGAAGACATTTTCGAGGTCATGGACCCAGCCGAATTCGCCAAGGTTCAGGAGCCTCTCTTCCACCAGCTCGCCAAATCGGTTGCCAGCCCCCACTTCCAGGTCGCTGAAAGGGCTCTTTACTTCTGGAACAACGAGTACTTCTGCAACTTGGTCAGCGACAACGTCGAGATCATTCTCCCTATCATGTTTGCCCCTCTGTATGAGAACTCCAAGGGCCATTGGAATAG GACGATCCATGGTATGGTGTACAATGCTATGAAGCTGTTTATGGAGATCAACCCCCAGCTGTTTGACGACTGCTCGCATGAATACACAGAGCAGCAGAACAGCGCATCCGCGAGGGAAGCTCTTCGCGAGAGAAAGTGGGCTGCCATCGCAGAGCAAGCCAACCGGCGGAAATCTCTCAATGGAACGAGCTCGGCTGCTGGGGGCCCACCAACCCGGACCGCCGTAGCCCAAATGCCCGCTTTGAACGAAGTGGACGCAACCGAGGACAACCAGATGAGGCTGGATTCACTCAACCTCCAGGACGGTGACCGGAGAGACCGTCGGCCCACGCACGAGAGACAGAACTCGGCGGGCTCTGGCAGGGGGCAGCGGTGA